A single genomic interval of Melanotaenia boesemani isolate fMelBoe1 chromosome 4, fMelBoe1.pri, whole genome shotgun sequence harbors:
- the LOC121638850 gene encoding uncharacterized protein LOC121638850: MDFPQDAPRPDMHLSIIKNGTHLESKYSNNYWLSCPLCPKFHTKSEKTIGRHLDNHIKTAVHFEDTVICRCNLPCRHTGHYHCPFCGNTIVKKEDMYLHVTGCQKKHEAVSSVENDPFPLFLFIPTSSPDTLAHSHSELLTLVSACAITSAVRVDHSYTLPPSALPESPAVTPQSCHGGMSPSASPLEAFKSLTFSPKEAASASEQSEMVESLEEAAGGAEQSDMVESLEEAAGGAEQSDMVESLKEAAGGAEQSDMVESLEEAAGGAEQSDMVESLKEAAGGAEQSDMVESLKEAAGGAEQPDMVESLEEAAGGAKQSEMVESLEEAAGGAEQSDMMESLEEAAGGAEQSDMMESLEEAAGGAKQSEMVESLEEAAGGTKRPSSYSIYAKLVKCPHCSLVLYKRNLPVHIKRKHLKPHDNKATPHPKSEGAQNNLCPFSLPRGPGFCVPAGVQSKSQDDQPAKKCESEKLSQFQALPLQNLSHGLCEHAPSLECFSSTANKGPLKHKVLEEMLKLGILKKSMVSICKMRQKTADEAHAPLSLLLEVGDLICLSIHEPKVCPLCCFGRVMVTYNRKDESFYCPFTKASKSCAHKNIARWHLLQTQRELFVTEPRSTEMSMETPHSVCSPTAEKHEIHLFQEKHTS, encoded by the exons ATGGACTTTCCTCAGGATGCACCTCGACCAGAT ATGCACCTATCCATAATAAAGAATGGAACCCACTTAGAGAGCAAATATTCAAACAACTATTGGCTGAGTTGTCCCCTTTGTCCAAAATTTCATACCAAAAGTGAGAAAACAATAGGAAGACACCTGGATAACCACATTAAAACAGCAGTGCATTTTGAAG ACACCGTCATTTGTAGATGCAACCTGCCATGTCGACACACAGGTCATTACCACTGTCCATTCTGTGGAAACACCATTGTGAAAAAGGAGGACATGTATTTACACGTGACTGGATGCCAAAAGAAACATGAGGCAGTGTCATCAGTTGAAAATGACCCGTTCCCGTTATTTCTATTCATCCCCACATCCTCCCCAGATACTTTAGCACATTCTCACTCAGAGCTTCTTACTCTAGTGTCTGCCTGTGCTATTACATCAGCAGTACGTGTTGACCATTCTTACACACTACCTCCCTCAGCTTTGCCTGAGTCACCTGCAGTCACGCCACAGTCCTGTCATGGAGGAATGTCACCCTCAGCCTCACCTCTAGAGGCCTTCAAATCCCTCACTTTCTCACCCAAGGAAGCAGCTAGCGCATCTGAACAGTCTGAGATGGTGGAGTCACTTGAGGAG GCAGCAGGGGGAGCTGAACAGTCTGACATGGTGGAGTCACTCGAAGAGGCAGCAGGGGGAGCTGAACAGTCTGACATGGTGGAGTCACTCAAGGAGGCAGCAGGGGGAGCTGAACAGTCTGACATGGTGGAGTCACTCGAAGAGGCAGCAGGGGGAGCTGAACAGTCTGACATGGTGGAGTCACTCAAGGAGGCAGCAGGGGGAGCTGAACAGTCTGACATGGTGGAGTCACTCAAGGAGGCAGCAGGAGGAGCTGAACAGCCTGACATGGTGGAGTCACTCGAAGAGGCAGCAGGGGGAGCTAAACAGTCTGAGATGGTGGAGTCACTCGAAGAGGCAGCAGGGGGAGCTGAACAGTCTGACATGATGGAGTCACTCGAAGAGGCAGCAGGGGGAGCTGAACAGTCTGACATGATGGAGTCACTCGAAGAGGCAGCAGGGGGAGCTAAACAGTCTGAGATGGTGGAGTCACTCGAGGAGGCTGCAGGTGGAACTAAACGGCCATCCTCATATTCTATCTATGCAAAGTTAGTAAAGTGCCCTCACTGCTCTCTTGTTCTGTACAAGAGGAACTTGCCTGTACAtatcaaaagaaaacatctaaagccACATGATAATAAAGCCACTCCTCACCCTAAAAGCGAGGGTGCTCAAAACAACCTCTGCCCATTTTCACTCCCAAGAGGTCCTGGTTTCTGTGTACCAGCAGGTGTCCAAAGCAAATCACAGGATGACCAACCTGCGAAGAAATGTGAATCGGAGAAACTGAGCCAGTTTCAGGCACTTCCACTGCAAAACCTCAGTCACGGCCTTTGTGAGCATGCCCCATCACTGGAATGTTTCAGCAGCACTGCTAACAAAGGACCCCTAAAACACAAAGTTCTTGAAGAAATGCTGAAATTGGGTATTTTGAAGAAATCTATGGTGTCAATTTGCAAAATGAGGCAAAAAACTGCAGATGAAGCTCATGCACCATTGTCACTGTTGTTAGAAGTTGGAGACCTGATATGTCTTTCAATTCATGAGCCCAAAGTTTGCCCATTGTGTTGTTTTGGCAGAGTTATGGTGACTTACAATAGAAAGGACGAGAGCTTCTATTGCCCTTTTACAAAGGCGAGTAAATCTTGTGCGCACAAGAACATTGCTAGATGGCACCTTCTCCAAACACAGAGGGAATTGTTTGTGACTGAGCCGAGGAGCACAGAAATGTCAATGGAGACTCCTCACTCTGTCTGTTCTCCTACAGCAGAGAAACATGAGATTCACTTATTTCAAGAAAAACATACCAGCTAA